In Rattus rattus isolate New Zealand chromosome 3, Rrattus_CSIRO_v1, whole genome shotgun sequence, one genomic interval encodes:
- the Nr2f1 gene encoding COUP transcription factor 1 isoform X2 → MRREVQRGRMPPTQPNPGQYALTNGDPLNGHCYLSGYISLLLRAEPYPTSRYGSQCMQPNNIMGIENICELAARLLFSAVEWARNIPFFPDLQITDQVSLLRLTWSELFVLNAAQCSMPLHVAPLLAAAGLHASPMSADRVVAFMDHIRIFQEQVEKLKALHVDSAEYSCLKAIVLFTSDACGLSDAAHIESLQEKSQCALEEYVRSQYPNQPSRFGKLLLRLPSLRTVSSSVIEQLFFVRLVGKTPIETLIRDMLLSGSSFNWPYMSIQCS, encoded by the exons ATGAGGCGGGAAG TTCAGCGAGGAAGAATGCCTCCAACCCAGCCCAATCCAGGCCAGTACGCACTCACAAACGGGGATCCCCTCAATGGCCACTGCTACCTGTCCGGCTACATCTCTCTGCTGCTGCGCGCAGAGCCCTACCCCACGTCCCGTTATGGCAGCCAGTGCATGCAGCCCAACAACATCATGGGCATCGAGAACATCTGCGAGTTGGCCGCCCGCCTCCTCTTCAGCGCCGTCGAGTGGGCCCGCAACATCCCGTTCTTCCCGGATCTGCAGATCACCGACCAGGTGTCCCTGCTACGCCTCACCTGGAGCGAGCTGTTCGTGCTCAACGCGGCCCAGTGCTCCATGCCCCTGCACGTGGCGCCGCTGCTGGCAGCAGCCGGCCTACACGCCTCGCCCATGTCCGCGGACCGCGTCGTGGCCTTCATGGACCACATCCGCATCTTTCAGGAACAGGTGGAGAAGCTCAAGGCGCTGCACGTCGACTCTGCCGAGTACAGCTGCCTCAAAGCCATCGTGCTGTTCACGTCAG ATGCTTGTGGCCTGTCGGATGCTGCACACATCGAAAGCCTGCAGGAGAAATCGCAGTGTGCACTGGAGGAATATGTGAGGAGCCAGTACCCCAACCAGCCCAGCCGCTTTGGCAAACTGCTGCTGCGATTGCCCTCTCTTCGCACAGTGTCCTCTTCTGTCATAGAGCAGCTCTTCTTCGTCCGTTTGGTAGGTAAAACCCCCATCGAAACTCTCATCCGAGACATGTTGTTGTCAGGGAGCAGTTTCAACTGGCCTTACATGTCCATCCAGTGCTCCTAG
- the Nr2f1 gene encoding COUP transcription factor 1 isoform X1, with product MFGYSVQRGRMPPTQPNPGQYALTNGDPLNGHCYLSGYISLLLRAEPYPTSRYGSQCMQPNNIMGIENICELAARLLFSAVEWARNIPFFPDLQITDQVSLLRLTWSELFVLNAAQCSMPLHVAPLLAAAGLHASPMSADRVVAFMDHIRIFQEQVEKLKALHVDSAEYSCLKAIVLFTSDACGLSDAAHIESLQEKSQCALEEYVRSQYPNQPSRFGKLLLRLPSLRTVSSSVIEQLFFVRLVGKTPIETLIRDMLLSGSSFNWPYMSIQCS from the exons ATGTTTGGCTACT CGGTTCAGCGAGGAAGAATGCCTCCAACCCAGCCCAATCCAGGCCAGTACGCACTCACAAACGGGGATCCCCTCAATGGCCACTGCTACCTGTCCGGCTACATCTCTCTGCTGCTGCGCGCAGAGCCCTACCCCACGTCCCGTTATGGCAGCCAGTGCATGCAGCCCAACAACATCATGGGCATCGAGAACATCTGCGAGTTGGCCGCCCGCCTCCTCTTCAGCGCCGTCGAGTGGGCCCGCAACATCCCGTTCTTCCCGGATCTGCAGATCACCGACCAGGTGTCCCTGCTACGCCTCACCTGGAGCGAGCTGTTCGTGCTCAACGCGGCCCAGTGCTCCATGCCCCTGCACGTGGCGCCGCTGCTGGCAGCAGCCGGCCTACACGCCTCGCCCATGTCCGCGGACCGCGTCGTGGCCTTCATGGACCACATCCGCATCTTTCAGGAACAGGTGGAGAAGCTCAAGGCGCTGCACGTCGACTCTGCCGAGTACAGCTGCCTCAAAGCCATCGTGCTGTTCACGTCAG ATGCTTGTGGCCTGTCGGATGCTGCACACATCGAAAGCCTGCAGGAGAAATCGCAGTGTGCACTGGAGGAATATGTGAGGAGCCAGTACCCCAACCAGCCCAGCCGCTTTGGCAAACTGCTGCTGCGATTGCCCTCTCTTCGCACAGTGTCCTCTTCTGTCATAGAGCAGCTCTTCTTCGTCCGTTTGGTAGGTAAAACCCCCATCGAAACTCTCATCCGAGACATGTTGTTGTCAGGGAGCAGTTTCAACTGGCCTTACATGTCCATCCAGTGCTCCTAG